In one Lycium barbarum isolate Lr01 chromosome 7, ASM1917538v2, whole genome shotgun sequence genomic region, the following are encoded:
- the LOC132602052 gene encoding putative GDP-L-fucose synthase 2 translates to MLLLSFTICLFIFLFTSLISHTYEILSIDTYTKKIMAIDKSAKIFVAGHRGMVGSSVVRKLNQLGFHNLILKTHSDLDLTNQSDVDTFFSTNQPDYVILAAAKVGGIHANKTYPADFITLNLQIQTNIIVSSFKYKVKKLLFLGSSCLYPKFSPQPIPENALLTGPLEETNECYAIAKIAGIKMCQAYRIQHNFDAISAMPTNLFGTNDNFHPENSHVLPALLRRFHEAKINNVDQVVVWGSGSPLREFLHVDDLADAVIFLLENYSDLEHVNVGSGNEVSIKELAELAKEVVGFKGELIWDSTKPDGTPRKLMDNSKIAALGWKPKISLRDGLVDTYKWYLENYGKQ, encoded by the coding sequence ATGCTACTATTAAGTTTCACCATTTGCCTATTTATCTTTCTTTTTACATCTCTCATTTCACACACATATGAGATCTTAAGTATAGACACATACACAAAAAAAATAATGGCAATAGATAAGTCAGCCAAGATCTTCGTTGCTGGCCACCGTGGAATGGTCGGATCCTCCGTGGTCCGCAAACTCAACCAACTCGGCTTCCACAATCTCATCCTCAAAACTCATTCCGATCTCGATCTCACTAACCAATCAGATGTCGACACGTTTTTCTCCACTAATCAACCTGATTACGTCATCCTCGCCGCCGCAAAAGTCGGCGGTATTCACGCAAACAAAACGTACCCAGCTGATTTCATAACCTTAaatctccaaatccaaacaaacaTCATCGTTTCATCATTTAAATACAAAGTTAAAAAACTTTTATTTTTAGGTTCTTCTTGTCTTTACCCTAAATTTTCACCACAACCAATTCCCGAAAATGCCCTTTTAACTGGGCCATTAGAAGAAACTAATGAATGTTATGCTATTGCAAAAATAGCCGGTATTAAAATGTGTCAAGCTTATAGAATTCAACACAATTTTGATGCTATTTCTGCAATGCCAACAAATTTATTTGGTACAAATGATAACTTTCATCCTGAAAATTCACATGTTTTACCTGCTTTATTACGTAGATTTCATGAAGCTAAGATTAACAATGTTGATCAAGTTGTTGTTTGGGGTAGTGGTTCACCATTAAGGGAGTTTTTACatgttgatgatttagccgacGCAGTTatatttttgttggaaaattatAGTGATTTAGAACATGTTAATGTTGGGAGTGGAAATGAAGTTAGTATTAAAGAATTAGCTGAATTGGCTAAAGAAGTTGTGGGGTTTAAAGGGGAGTTAATTTGGGATTCGACTAAGCCAGATGGTACACCAAGAAAGCTTATGGATAATTCAAAGATTGCTGCATTGGGTTGGAAACCGAAGATTTCGCTTCGAGATGGTCTTGTTGATACATATAAATGGTATTTGGAGAACTATGGCAAGCAGTAG